Proteins from a genomic interval of Gadus morhua chromosome 21, gadMor3.0, whole genome shotgun sequence:
- the dtl gene encoding denticleless protein homolog, producing MLFRSLVDRGVYRKRHNVPSPRYPLTSLLEGYQCARHDEHISYGNMGVPVPPFGLEFSSVKGMERVLAVANEEGIVRLYNTERCENPILKEWMAHENAVFDIAWVPGESSVVTASGDQMAKLWDVHSGELLGTFKGHQCSLKSVAFSKREKAVFCTGGRDGQIMVWDTRCSKKDGFYRQVKQISGAHNKSERHTPSQLKKRRPSVRSMANGLHSQQSVTVVLFQDEHTLISSGAVDGVIKMWDLRKSYTAHHHDPVPLQTYPYPGSSTRKLGYSGLVLDSTGSNLISNCTDDNIYMFNVSGMKTSPVAVFSGHLNSSFYVKSTISPDDQFLASGSSDHQTYIWKLSDPKRPPMLLQGHSQEVTSITWSPTDFTKIATCSDDNTVRIWRLDRGIDGNKSTVGQANLVGWACPKTPSTGLNKSSPNTAIQEMSTPAKTPNTDRMEGLASPQLAACAPSGANMPPSSSTAGMPPSSSSTRDPKANALGQRTPTSIKSWLARSPGSPAASPTPRQTLSPCPQPGTPRSAPASERRAKRRLDTGEGALGSCGGAGPCECVAELYPTSKRSRPLMGVCCPAACSQDPEPQAGAEPPSESCARRAAAPNQAPGKENCSPVQGDWLSMMGERLKNGLGSPRSPRSPRSAKKQDGRTPVSPIQQSPQNGKKISSYFQRRTVD from the exons ATGCTTTTTCGTTCACTTGTTGACCGAGGAGTCTACAGAAAGAGGCACAATG TTCCCTCCCCGAGGTATCCATTGACCTCTCTACTAGAAGGTTACCAATGTGCCCGACACGATGAACACATCTCATACGGCAACATGGGCGTGCCCGTTCCACCGTTTGGATTAGAGTTCTCTTCTG TGAAAGGTATGGAAAGGGTCCTTGCCGTGGCAAACGAAGAAGGCATTGTCAGGCTATACAACACGGAGAGATGTGAGAACCCAATTCTTAAAG AATGGATGGCACACGAGAATGCTGTCTTTGACATAGCGTGGGTGCCTGGTGAATCTAGCGTG GTAACCGCTTCAGGTGACCAGATGGCCAAACTCTGGGATGTGCACTCTGGTGAACTCTTGGGCACCTTCAAGGGTCACCAGTGTAGCCTCAAGTCTGTGGCCTTCTCAAAGCGGGAGAAAG CTGTCTTCTGTACTGGGGGGCGAGACGGACAAATAATGGTCTGGGACACTCGATGCAGTAAAAAAG ACGGTTTCTACAGGCAGGTGAAACAGATCAGTGGTGCACACAATAAATCCGAGCGACACACACCTTCGCAGTTGAAGAAGAGACGGCCGAGCGTGCGGAGCATGGCTAATGGCTTG CACTCCCAGCAGAGTGTCACGGTGGTTTTGTTCCAGGATGAACACACGCTCATCTCATCGGGCGCCGTGGATGG TGTTATAAAGATGTGGGACTTAAGGAAAAGCTACACTGCCCACCACCACGACCCTGTGCCCCTCCAGACGTATCCCTATCCCGGCTCCAGCACGCGCAAACTAG GCTACTCTGGCCTTGTTTTGGACTCGACTGGCTCCAATCTGATATCCAACTGTACAGATGACAATATCTACATGTTCAATGTTAGCGGGATGAAAACATCACCAG TTGCTGTCTTTAGTGGTCACCTCAACTCTTCCTTTTATGTCAAGTCCACCATAAGCCCAGACGACCAGTTTTTGGCTAGTGGCTCGAGCGACCATCAAACATACATTTGGAAG CTCTCTGATCCAAAGCGGCCACCCATGCTTCTTCAGGGACATAGCCAGGAAGTGACATCAATCACATGGAGCCCCACAGACTTTACTAAG ATAGCAACCTGTTCTGATGACAACACTGTGCGAATCTGGCGTCTCGACCGGGGAATCGATGGAAACAAGTCCACAGTTGGGCAGGCCAATCTTGTGGGATGGGCATGTCCTAAGACCCCCTCTACTGGCCTAAATAAATCCAGTCCAA ACACTGCCATTCAAGAGATGAGCACACCCGCCAAGACCCCCAACACGGATCGCATGGAAGGCCTGGCGTCCCCTCAGCTGGCCGCCTGCGCACCCAGTGGCGCCAACATGCCGCCCTCCTCCAGCACCGCTGGCATGCCCCCGTCTTCCAGCAGCACCCGGGACCCCAAGGCCAACGCCCTCGGCCAGAGGACGCCCACGTCCATCAAGAGCTGGTTGGCCCGTTCTCCCGGATCCCCCGCCGCCAGCCCGACCCCACGGCAGACCCTGAGCCCGTGCCCCCAGCCCGGCACGCCGCGCTCCGCCCCTGCGTCAGAGCGGCGGGCCAAACGCCGGCTGGACACGGGAGAGGGAGCGCTGGGGAGCTGCGGGGGCGCCGGGCCCTGCGAGTGTGTCGCCGAGCTCTACCCCACGTCCAAGAGAAGTCGGCCCCTGATGGGCGTGTGCTGCCCCGCCGCCTGCAGCCAGGATCCGGAGCCTCAGGCAGGGGCGGAGCCCCCGTCGGAGAGCTGCGCCAGGCGGGCGGCAGCGCCCAACCAAGCGCCAGGGAAGGAGAATTGCTCTCCCGTGCAGGGGGACTGGCTGTCCATGATGGGCGAGAGGTTAAAGAACGGGCTAGGAAGCCCCAGGAGCCCCAGGAGCCCCAGGAGTGCTAAGAAACAAGATGGCAGGACTCCGGTGTCACCA ATCCAACAATCCCCACAGAATGGAAAGAAGATATCCTCATATTTCCAAAGAAGAACAGTGGATTAA